The following DNA comes from Pseudomonadota bacterium.
GCCGGGGAAGTGGTTATGTGCCTAAAATAGGGATGGATAAACAACTGAGTGCCAAGGTTTTTGCCCTTGATAGTGAACATCCTCTTTATCCTCAGCCATTGGAATATCAGGGGATTACCTATCTGGTGCAGTTGAAGGAAAAAATCCTGGAGGAGAAAAACAAGGATAACGTCGCGGCTGATAAAGAGCAAATTTACAGCCAGTTACAGCGTTATAAAGAATATCAAGAGCTTAATGGTTTACGCAATCGCCTGCGGCAGGTGGCGGAAATCAAGATTATGCCGGGTGTTCTAGAGGAATAAATTGTCTAGAAGGGCACTTCCTCGCTGTCGCTCAGAAGGTGCAAACCAGGGCGACAAGAAGGCGAATCATTAGGGAAAATTAGACTATTGACAAGGTAACGCTGTCTGTGATAAGAAAATCTTCCGCTAAAACTTGAGGGATGGAAAAAAATTCGGGGCTGTAGCTCAGCTGGGAGAGCGCTTGACTGGCAGTCAAGAGGTCGACGGTTCGATCCCGTTCAGCTCCACCAACCTTTTTATCTCGCTTAGCCATTATGGCATAAAAAAAGTTATGGAGATTTTTCCATAACTTTTTTTATTATTGACAAGAAACTATTTAGTTACTATCTTTATCCTAAGGAAATGCTAAAGAATTAGAAATATCCTGCCGAAAAGATTTTTAGTTAAGGATAGAAAATAGAAATAGACTTTGGAGGAGGTGAGATCTGATGAAGATTGTCCGATCAGATCGGGAAATTGGCAGTGTTGATGTGGCGATAATGCTTGATACCAGTCCAGATAATGTTAATTATATGGCCAGGAAGGGGATTCTTCCGGGTTATAAGGTGAGCAAGTTCTGGCGCTTCAATAAACAGAAAATTGCCCGCTGGATAAGGGAGCATCAGCCGGTTGAAGCGTAATTTCAAAAAATAAACATGAATTTTTTTCTGAATTGTCGGCAAGAAAAAGCCGCACGTTATGTTATAACGTACGGCTTTTTTACTATTTTGAGTCATTATAAACTATCTGGATTTATTTATACCAGTCTTTGTTGTATTTATCCACCAGGTCTTCGATCCAGGAATGGGAATAGAGGATATCACCATTGCAGCATTTGATGCTGCGGTAATAAACCTGCAGTTCAACGCCCAGTGATTTTTCATCCACGTCCTCGCCTTCCATAAGTTTCCTGGTAAGTTCATCTACTGCCGGAATTTCATCGTGACATAAAGCAATCATCTCCGTGTCATAGGCATCAACAATAGATGAGTAAATACCCAGATATTTGTGCATGGCCTGGTAGCCACGATTCAAATATGGACGCAGCTCCGTCGGCGTTCCGTTGGAAATATTTGAAAGGCCGCAGGTTGACTTGGCGCCCGGGGCAAAATCAGGAATCAGGGGCAGGAATTCCAGGAAAGAGGCCACCTGACCGGGATCAACACAGACCGGCAGGACGATGGGATCAATCCACATTTTTTCCGCCGGAATATCATATTCCAGGGCTTTGTTGTAGATCTCAGCCGCGCACATGCCCCGCTCATTGACATCCCGGGGAATACCTTCTTCGCTGAGAGTCAGGGCGACAAAGTTACAGTTAAACTCTTTGACAATCGGCATCCTGGTGGTCAGACTGTCAGGCTGGGCGGTGATGGAGTTGACGATCGCGTCTTCCGGATTCTTAGTTGCTTTCAAGCCGGCGATAATCGCGGTATGATTGGTGCTGTCCATAGCCAGAGGCAGTGAAGATACCTCTTCAACGGTTTTTACCAGCCAGGCCATCATCTCATCTCCGCCTTTTCGTGCCGGCCCCAAATTGAGATCCTGATAATCAGCTCCGGCTTTTTCCTGTTCAATGGCCATCTTCTGGACTGGTTTCGGATCACGTTCCTTGATCGCCGGACCGATGCTTTTCGACATGATGTTGATACTTTCAGCAAGTGCGAGTACTTTTGCCATTTTTTTCTAGCCTCCGTTAAACAAATAGAACTGTTTTATATTCTTGTTATTTGGATAAAAAAGATAGGAGCCGTCTGTTTCCGGCTCCTATCTGATTAAAAACCTTACCTAGGCACCTGTCATTTTTTTCAGGAAAGCAGGAAGGTCAGCGGCCTCGCGGGTGCCGATGATCACTTCCCATTCATCCCCAAGCTCTTCCTGAAATTCACCGGAAATCTGGGCGACATAACCAGGAATGATGATCTTTTTATGGTTTACCTTTTCCGTAATACCGCTCTTGACCGTAAACGGTGCCATGGCATCGGCAACAAACTTGCCGGCAGACCAGGCAGTCAGAACAGACATCCCTTCCACGTCCATAATCAGCAACCAGGTAGGTACCCGGCTGGCTTCCACTTCCGCTGAGACGATAAAATAAGTAAGGGCGAAGTTGGTGGTGATGATGACTGGAGAATCAGGTCCAGGCTTATTGATTCCATAAATGCCTTCATCCATGAGCATTGGACGCTGCGGATCGGTGTAAAGGTTCAGTCTTTGAACTAGCAACGGCAGCATACGCTCTTTGTCCACGTCACTCATGACCACGATGCCGCCGTATTTAGCAATGGAGATAGCCGCGTACAGGGCTTCTTTGTAAGGATCGTCGGTCAGGTCGCAGACCATGTTGATGGTCGGAAAACCAAGGTCCTTGTTTTTGGCTTTCAGGGCCGCCCGTCGTACCTGGTGGTTGTCATAGAACATCTGTTTCAGGTTGCCGGCACTGGTATCCAGAACGATATCTTTGACCCCGGCATCAACGATGGTTTTGGTGAAGTTGGATACCGCTTCAACAGAATCACCTTTAGCGACTACCGATGAACCGGTTTCTTTGGCTATTGCTGCTACCTTGTCGGCATTGTCAGCGGTGGCGGCATAGAGCAGGGCTTTCTTGTCATTGGCCGCTTTAGCTCCAGCTTCCAGGGCTGCCAGATCATCGCTGATCAGGATCAGACCTTTTTCCGTCGCTCCCAGGGCTTTTTTCACCAGGGCTTCAAATTTACCGGCATCACCACTGGTGTTTTTAACCGCCAGCAGGTTGGGTTCAAGGGTCAGGCCGACCCGCTCAAAAGAAACGGTATTGAGATTGTTGATTTTGGCATTCACTTCATCGTCGGCCATCTCATCGGTTACCAGCACGGCAACGGCAGTGGGATTAATAAAGGTTTTTTCATGCCGGTACATGACCAGCTCTTCCCCGATTTTAACCGCCTTGTCGCCGGTGCCGATTCCCACTCCACGAATTGGTGGCGCTGAGGCTTCACTCAGTTGAGCTCTGGCTTCATCGGATACGTATGGACATTTGTCCAGCTCAGCTTTACCCGCTGCCAATTGCATGGCAAAAGCCAAACATGTGGGGCTGCCACATTCCTTACAATTAGTTTTGGGGAGCATTTTGAAAATTTGGATTCCAGTGAGTCCCATTCACTTATCTCCTTTCGTATTTGGTTTGATTGCTGCCCCCCACTCTCCTGTAAACCGCGAAGAGAGATGAGGAAAATGTTATATCCGGCCAGGTCTTCTGGCTGACGGATCGTCCTACTCGCCGTACCTTCCCAAACATGGATGCTCAGTGGTTTGTTACGGCTTTCGTCCCCGATCACAGCGGCGGGTCCGCTCCTGATTTTCACAGGATTCCCTTGGACCAGATAAAATTCCTTATTTAAGTACCATTTGCTACATCAACGGATCCATCTCCAGGGCCGGATGTCCAACTTCGGTCATGAAGGCCATCACTTCTTCTTCAGTACAGCCGTTTTCTTCGGTGGCGATCATGTCATAGAAATTGGGGATACCAATCTCCTCACCACGTTTTTCCAGCATTTCTTTTGATGCTTCTTTCAGCGCTTTTGGCAGCCAGGCTAGTCGTTTGATGCCGCCTTCGGCTGAGATGAATTTTTTACTGCCGACATAAAATTTAGAGATGCCGACAAATCCCGGAGTCTGCAGGCCACCGCCAACGGTACCGGCCAAGGTAGAGAACGGCATGCCGCAAGGAGTTTCGCCGGTGTAATCCCGGTCAACCACCATGATGGCATTAGCCGCGAACAGGCAGGCGCCAATAGCTTCGAAGCAGCCGCAGGAGGTCATGGGATCTTCCATGATCGAATAACCGGAAAAATTTTCAAAGGCATTACCAGAGGCGGGACCAACAAATGCATTAACCCCTTTCCACTGACCCAGGCGCTCATCAATGGTTTCGCCTTTTTCGATCGGCTGATTGGGTCCGTGGGGGTTGATTTCATAGGATGCCCGGCAGTCCAGCCAGTTGTAGGCACCGCAGAGTCCCGGACGTTCAGGGGTGACCACACAAACATGAGTCGGAGCAAATGACTGGCACAGGGTGCAGGAATAGAAGGTATCGGTGGTCTCATCGATCATATCGTTGAGACGGTTGTCACGCTCAACCCAGGTTTTTGAAGCTACTTCCAGCAACTCTTTCACCTTAGCTTCTTCAGTATATATGGTTACCTGGACTTTGTCAACGATGGAGCCAAATTCATTATGCATCTTGGCATGGAGGATAGTACCTAAATTTTTCAGGGTAAAGCCGGCGTCAAAAGCCTTTTTGGAAATCCGCATCCAGACGATATCACGCTGACCGATATGGAGCACGCCTTCGGCGCCGTTCAGCAAATGGTGACATTGACGTTCAAGGATCGGCTCAAAATCTTCCTGGAATGTACGCCCGGCCAGTTCAATCCAGATGCCGATGGGCAGCAGGCTGCCGGCTTCGACGTCATTCAGGTCAGGGCCGATAACTTCAAATTTGCCATCTTCAACTTCATCCAGGGGTTTGGAATAGGCAAACTCAAAGCCCATGGATTTCGGGCCGCCAAGCTCAACATGCATGGCGTCTTTCTTGATTCGTTCCCCTTCGAAGGCCGGACCGTAGGAAACCGGAATATCAATTTTGGACACGGTAATCTTCAGGCCGCGGACTTCAATCCCCTTGGTAGCAATTTCTTCCTGGGGAATTTTAGTTACCACGTGTTCGTAGGTACAGACACCGGTGGGCAGAACTTCAGGGAAATCGGTATCGGCAATAGTCGGAACCGAAAAGTTAATAGCACCGCAAGCGGCCGCAAACTGCTCATCGCAAACTGGGCCCAAGGCCAGAATAAAGGCGAAGATACGATTCTTGATATATTTCAGCAGGCCTACATGATCGCCGGCCAAGTGACCGCCGCCGAAAACCAAGGCTGCTTTGACGGCAAAACCGACGGCGTGGATGGCGGCTGAGTGGTCAAAGC
Coding sequences within:
- a CDS encoding dihydropteroate synthase, which gives rise to MAKVLALAESINIMSKSIGPAIKERDPKPVQKMAIEQEKAGADYQDLNLGPARKGGDEMMAWLVKTVEEVSSLPLAMDSTNHTAIIAGLKATKNPEDAIVNSITAQPDSLTTRMPIVKEFNCNFVALTLSEEGIPRDVNERGMCAAEIYNKALEYDIPAEKMWIDPIVLPVCVDPGQVASFLEFLPLIPDFAPGAKSTCGLSNISNGTPTELRPYLNRGYQAMHKYLGIYSSIVDAYDTEMIALCHDEIPAVDELTRKLMEGEDVDEKSLGVELQVYYRSIKCCNGDILYSHSWIEDLVDKYNKDWYK
- the acsB gene encoding acetyl-CoA decarbonylase/synthase complex subunit alpha/beta — encoded protein: MSRIVIGAGIRGSHAVVDRVEGKVNAAIEKYGTDKAVGLPNTAYYLPTIYGITGIKVETLGDMPGIIKKCRELLAEVPAEECWLPYLGPGLDSGMATCFAFDLEETLKYLEDPCPYLAGKEDPEETDPDIWLGAADDIILRKRGVEFVDGSAPGFAAVVGAAKDVETAVAIAKELQEKGIYVFMASNNEQGTSFAQQLVEGGVQVGWGTRLIPFGFDHSAAIHAVGFAVKAALVFGGGHLAGDHVGLLKYIKNRIFAFILALGPVCDEQFAAACGAINFSVPTIADTDFPEVLPTGVCTYEHVVTKIPQEEIATKGIEVRGLKITVSKIDIPVSYGPAFEGERIKKDAMHVELGGPKSMGFEFAYSKPLDEVEDGKFEVIGPDLNDVEAGSLLPIGIWIELAGRTFQEDFEPILERQCHHLLNGAEGVLHIGQRDIVWMRISKKAFDAGFTLKNLGTILHAKMHNEFGSIVDKVQVTIYTEEAKVKELLEVASKTWVERDNRLNDMIDETTDTFYSCTLCQSFAPTHVCVVTPERPGLCGAYNWLDCRASYEINPHGPNQPIEKGETIDERLGQWKGVNAFVGPASGNAFENFSGYSIMEDPMTSCGCFEAIGACLFAANAIMVVDRDYTGETPCGMPFSTLAGTVGGGLQTPGFVGISKFYVGSKKFISAEGGIKRLAWLPKALKEASKEMLEKRGEEIGIPNFYDMIATEENGCTEEEVMAFMTEVGHPALEMDPLM
- the acsC gene encoding acetyl-CoA decarbonylase/synthase complex subunit gamma, yielding MGLTGIQIFKMLPKTNCKECGSPTCLAFAMQLAAGKAELDKCPYVSDEARAQLSEASAPPIRGVGIGTGDKAVKIGEELVMYRHEKTFINPTAVAVLVTDEMADDEVNAKINNLNTVSFERVGLTLEPNLLAVKNTSGDAGKFEALVKKALGATEKGLILISDDLAALEAGAKAANDKKALLYAATADNADKVAAIAKETGSSVVAKGDSVEAVSNFTKTIVDAGVKDIVLDTSAGNLKQMFYDNHQVRRAALKAKNKDLGFPTINMVCDLTDDPYKEALYAAISIAKYGGIVVMSDVDKERMLPLLVQRLNLYTDPQRPMLMDEGIYGINKPGPDSPVIITTNFALTYFIVSAEVEASRVPTWLLIMDVEGMSVLTAWSAGKFVADAMAPFTVKSGITEKVNHKKIIIPGYVAQISGEFQEELGDEWEVIIGTREAADLPAFLKKMTGA
- a CDS encoding helix-turn-helix domain-containing protein — protein: MKIVRSDREIGSVDVAIMLDTSPDNVNYMARKGILPGYKVSKFWRFNKQKIARWIREHQPVEA